In Bacteroidota bacterium, a single window of DNA contains:
- a CDS encoding phage virion morphogenesis protein, with protein sequence MAQNDNAYKLALKLKKFKAELPKAAKAVGIVARDFFRLNFNKGGFDDSGVKKWKPRKFEFPGKGRATLTGRGNLRDNIQYTYMGSKAIVFNNQPYAQIHNEGGTIGVTPRMRAYFWAKYYEARGNVKINKKGEARKTKTNEKLNAEAEIWKNLALKKGSTITIDKRQFMGDSKNLNKKVDAAVRKWMKDVERK encoded by the coding sequence ATGGCACAAAACGATAATGCATATAAGTTGGCTTTGAAGCTGAAAAAGTTTAAGGCGGAACTGCCTAAGGCTGCTAAGGCTGTGGGGATAGTGGCGCGGGATTTTTTCAGGCTGAATTTTAACAAAGGCGGTTTTGACGATAGCGGGGTAAAGAAGTGGAAGCCCCGCAAGTTTGAGTTTCCGGGCAAGGGCAGAGCTACGCTGACAGGCAGGGGCAACCTGCGAGACAATATACAATATACCTATATGGGCAGCAAGGCAATCGTATTTAATAATCAGCCATACGCCCAAATTCACAACGAGGGCGGGACTATAGGCGTAACTCCACGCATGAGGGCGTATTTTTGGGCAAAATATTACGAAGCTCGGGGCAATGTAAAAATCAACAAAAAAGGCGAAGCCCGCAAAACAAAGACAAATGAAAAGCTGAATGCGGAGGCTGAAATATGGAAAAATCTTGCATTGAAAAAAGGCAGCACTATAACCATTGACAAGCGGCAATTTATGGGCGACAGCAAAAATTTAAACAAAAAAGTAGATGCTGCTGTGCGGAAGTGGATGAAAGATGTTGAGAGAAAGTAA
- a CDS encoding tape measure protein: protein MSKMSLEYVINLLDGTFGKNMTNAQKQTSKMDGMVKKLGATMAGVFAAQKVWGLVEESTQVHAKMEALDVRLKTVSGTTERYAQYNAALGKSIKDLALPIMETKDAFGAFAASTQGSRLEGQKTIDIFRGFATAGRSLKLSQAQMSSAFIAIQQMMTKGKVQSQEMVLQLGGALPGALSRAAEAMGVTKARFSEMMERGQIQAEEFLPQFAQYLENLYGPGVKNAIGSLQAKMIVLENQTVTTMDEIGKSTSGVYLSWMQIKLKVLNLIKYALNIYNKYKGIIDTVAVAIATMVALMGTYYVVMKAGAAITAVMNGVQAIYRAYTLASAVATGGFQAAWIALNTAFAISPIGFIITLVAGLVAGLIYAYNTSDKFRAALDGLGETAKSVFSAIWDYLKLIMAPLTFVVRFISADGNWKERGKAALDGLISDNVSMLNNLDDAISGKAYRRGRDASKQKSEDKNALNTVGGDNEIAGAPTTPTSGGGASESVSSGRSVRNVSVRIDKQIFDLKVYTATAKESMTDVKRMVQDALNRAVMDFEGAL from the coding sequence ATGAGCAAGATGAGCCTTGAATACGTGATAAACCTGCTGGACGGAACGTTTGGCAAGAATATGACAAACGCCCAAAAGCAAACAAGCAAGATGGACGGCATGGTTAAGAAGCTGGGGGCGACTATGGCGGGGGTATTTGCCGCACAAAAGGTGTGGGGGCTGGTGGAGGAGAGTACACAGGTTCATGCCAAAATGGAGGCGTTGGACGTGCGGCTCAAAACCGTGAGCGGCACCACAGAGCGATATGCACAGTACAACGCTGCTTTGGGCAAGAGCATAAAAGACCTCGCACTGCCCATAATGGAAACCAAAGATGCCTTTGGTGCTTTTGCCGCTTCCACACAAGGAAGTCGGCTCGAAGGTCAGAAAACCATTGATATCTTCAGAGGTTTCGCAACCGCAGGTCGCTCGCTTAAACTTTCACAGGCTCAAATGTCATCTGCTTTTATTGCAATACAGCAAATGATGACCAAAGGAAAGGTGCAGTCGCAGGAAATGGTGTTGCAGTTAGGCGGAGCATTGCCGGGGGCACTCTCCAGAGCCGCAGAAGCTATGGGTGTGACAAAAGCTCGATTTTCGGAGATGATGGAAAGAGGACAGATACAGGCAGAAGAGTTTTTGCCTCAATTTGCCCAATATTTGGAAAATCTATATGGTCCCGGTGTGAAGAATGCTATCGGTTCGTTGCAAGCTAAAATGATAGTGCTCGAAAATCAAACAGTTACCACCATGGACGAAATTGGCAAAAGCACATCAGGAGTTTACCTGTCGTGGATGCAAATAAAGCTGAAAGTGCTAAACCTGATAAAATATGCACTCAATATTTACAATAAATATAAGGGGATAATTGATACGGTTGCTGTTGCAATAGCCACAATGGTTGCGCTAATGGGAACTTATTATGTAGTGATGAAAGCGGGTGCTGCAATTACTGCAGTGATGAACGGAGTACAAGCCATCTACCGTGCTTATACACTTGCTTCTGCGGTTGCCACCGGAGGTTTCCAAGCTGCATGGATTGCGCTCAACACTGCCTTCGCCATATCGCCAATAGGTTTTATTATTACCCTTGTGGCAGGGTTGGTAGCAGGGTTGATATATGCGTACAACACGAGCGATAAATTTCGCGCAGCTTTGGATGGGTTGGGCGAAACTGCTAAGTCTGTGTTCAGCGCAATTTGGGACTATTTAAAATTAATAATGGCACCGCTCACATTTGTGGTCCGGTTTATTTCGGCTGACGGCAACTGGAAAGAAAGAGGCAAAGCCGCATTGGACGGGCTTATATCGGACAATGTAAGTATGCTCAACAACCTTGACGATGCAATATCCGGCAAGGCATACAGGCGTGGCAGAGATGCTTCTAAGCAGAAATCTGAAGATAAAAATGCATTAAACACAGTAGGGGGCGACAACGAGATAGCAGGCGCACCAACCACCCCTACATCGGGGGGAGGAGCAAGCGAGAGCGTGAGCAGCGGCAGGAGTGTTCGTAATGTAAGTGTGAGAATAGATAAGCAGATTTTTGATTTGAAAGTTTACACGGCAACGGCTAAGGAGAGCATGACAGATGTGAAGCGCATGGTGCAGGATGCGCTGAACAGGGCGGTGATGGATTTTGAGGGAGCCTTGTAA
- a CDS encoding DUF935 domain-containing protein, with the protein MSFNSKIGQKYFYPNGSPFNAAKDNVQYAKVKRDPIQVIAKLIRNQHSLFNKEIMHWKSARLEAEDVYYPRRVMLMDLYKEIALDPFIQGVIKNKRVLKISNKPFKLNNKDGSENKDLALLLQKGWFNKFVKLAMESRFYGYSLVYFWEMKVREFTDVKLVDRRHVMPQYSRWVKRDYDMPSAGFDYLERPFSDYMIGCGDPDDLGLLNPAAPLYVLKKHSWANWDEFEEIFGIPMRIAKIASQDPVVRREVEKWLESMGTAAYGIFPQDTELEIKENNRTDAFEVFDRKRKACNEELEILLLGNRSLTQDNGNYGKEKVTQEEQDEIVEDDKVFVANLVNEQLIPLLRINGYPLPEGVQFVWDESEWLNTSERLAVFEGVHRLGYKLNQEQVQKDLGVEITGEQERPASPFDFGGFGGAMEGKREGEKEGKGAEQPKNDYRSFHRDLMNEYFPKTDVR; encoded by the coding sequence ATGAGTTTCAACAGTAAAATAGGACAGAAGTATTTTTACCCAAACGGCAGTCCGTTCAATGCGGCTAAGGACAACGTACAATATGCCAAAGTAAAGCGCGACCCCATACAGGTAATCGCCAAGCTGATACGCAATCAGCACAGCCTTTTCAACAAAGAAATAATGCACTGGAAGTCTGCACGATTAGAAGCAGAAGACGTGTATTACCCACGCAGGGTGATGCTAATGGACTTGTATAAGGAGATTGCGCTCGACCCTTTTATTCAGGGTGTAATAAAAAATAAACGGGTGTTGAAAATAAGCAACAAGCCTTTTAAACTAAATAACAAAGACGGTAGCGAAAACAAAGACCTTGCCTTGCTGTTGCAAAAAGGGTGGTTTAACAAGTTCGTAAAATTGGCAATGGAGAGCAGATTTTATGGTTATTCCCTTGTATATTTCTGGGAGATGAAGGTCCGGGAGTTTACCGATGTGAAATTGGTGGACAGGCGACACGTAATGCCTCAGTACAGTCGTTGGGTGAAGCGCGACTATGATATGCCCTCTGCGGGTTTTGATTATTTGGAAAGACCGTTTAGCGACTACATGATCGGCTGTGGAGACCCTGACGACTTGGGACTGCTGAACCCTGCTGCACCGCTTTATGTGCTGAAAAAGCACTCCTGGGCTAACTGGGACGAGTTTGAGGAAATCTTTGGAATACCTATGCGGATTGCCAAGATAGCCAGTCAAGACCCTGTCGTGAGACGAGAGGTGGAAAAGTGGCTTGAAAGCATGGGTACAGCCGCATACGGCATATTCCCGCAAGACACCGAACTTGAAATCAAAGAGAATAATCGCACAGATGCATTTGAAGTTTTTGACAGAAAGCGTAAAGCTTGCAACGAGGAACTTGAAATCCTGCTGCTGGGCAACAGATCGCTAACGCAAGACAACGGCAATTACGGCAAAGAGAAAGTAACACAAGAGGAGCAGGACGAAATAGTGGAAGATGACAAAGTTTTTGTTGCTAACCTTGTAAACGAGCAACTGATACCCCTGCTGCGGATTAACGGCTACCCTCTGCCCGAAGGTGTGCAGTTCGTGTGGGACGAGAGCGAGTGGCTGAACACAAGTGAGCGATTGGCTGTTTTTGAGGGAGTACACAGGCTTGGCTATAAGCTGAACCAAGAACAGGTGCAGAAAGACTTGGGTGTGGAGATTACGGGAGAGCAGGAGCGACCTGCAAGCCCATTTGACTTTGGCGGATTTGGCGGAGCCATGGAGGGAAAGAGAGAGGGGGAGAAAGAGGGCAAGGGGGCGGAGCAGCCCAAGAATGACTACAGGAGCTTTCACCGCGATTTGATGAACGAATATTTTCCGAAAACAGATGTGCGTTGA
- a CDS encoding minor capsid protein, producing MCVDCGHIAAVHAPENRLNTLEFLNEYLHKTGATPEQLSEGIVLAQTRDIMEAIVRDAGGRIDPRKLAGYELNVFAHSSFKTYRMLQEAEILRKTATGAELETSISELNKIYTDYYHAAEKQLARQVAREIEHWEEIDEMKDLLPYLTFHAIIDERTRDSHAALDGFTFRVDDPNRKKYTPPLDYNCRCFLTQEFEPPEGSTIVAPKDFKPKPTFERDYRKNKRIFTDKMPFMNQARSEEMGLTPVRFENRQLFKPMNQVMSKMLPKLQHGWEEEITENGGKIMTHLYAKPLAKEIEQIRSILKKGDTIHLLPKLEQNVSQNFKNFKNTDAFLNGKLLEMKKQSGSNLASFIQNAFRDAKKQNTKILVLSPKSFDKNTFSGRLSEGWKNSGIEEMVLILDHTYTMTAKNFEQVLESIKPK from the coding sequence ATGTGCGTTGATTGCGGACATATCGCTGCTGTTCACGCACCTGAGAATAGACTGAACACGCTGGAATTCCTGAACGAATATCTGCACAAGACAGGAGCGACTCCCGAACAGTTGAGTGAAGGGATAGTGCTGGCGCAAACCCGCGACATAATGGAAGCGATAGTGCGCGATGCAGGCGGGCGGATAGACCCCCGAAAACTGGCAGGCTACGAGCTAAATGTGTTTGCACACAGCAGTTTCAAAACCTACCGAATGTTGCAAGAAGCAGAGATACTTCGCAAAACTGCAACTGGTGCGGAATTAGAAACATCAATCTCCGAGCTAAACAAGATATATACAGACTACTATCATGCTGCTGAAAAGCAGCTTGCGAGGCAAGTGGCGAGGGAGATAGAGCATTGGGAGGAGATAGACGAAATGAAAGACCTGTTGCCGTATCTAACCTTTCACGCCATCATAGACGAGCGCACCCGCGACAGCCATGCGGCTTTGGACGGGTTTACATTTAGGGTGGACGACCCCAACAGGAAGAAATACACGCCACCCCTTGACTACAACTGCCGTTGTTTTCTGACACAGGAATTTGAGCCGCCTGAAGGCAGCACCATTGTTGCCCCCAAAGACTTCAAGCCCAAGCCTACCTTTGAGCGGGATTACCGCAAAAATAAGCGAATTTTTACGGACAAAATGCCCTTTATGAACCAAGCGAGAAGTGAGGAAATGGGGCTGACACCTGTGAGGTTTGAAAACAGGCAGTTGTTTAAGCCCATGAACCAAGTCATGAGCAAAATGCTGCCGAAGTTGCAGCATGGGTGGGAAGAGGAGATTACCGAGAATGGGGGCAAGATTATGACACACCTATATGCCAAGCCTTTAGCGAAAGAGATAGAGCAGATTAGAAGTATTTTGAAAAAAGGCGATACAATACACCTGCTGCCAAAGCTGGAGCAGAATGTAAGTCAGAATTTTAAGAACTTCAAGAACACGGACGCTTTTTTAAACGGAAAACTTTTGGAGATGAAGAAGCAGAGCGGAAGCAACCTCGCCTCTTTTATTCAAAACGCTTTCCGCGATGCGAAAAAACAGAACACAAAAATACTGGTTCTCTCTCCAAAATCTTTTGACAAAAATACATTCTCAGGAAGGCTTAGTGAAGGATGGAAAAATAGTGGTATTGAGGAGATGGTATTGATTCTTGACCACACATACACGATGACCGCAAAGAATTTTGAACAAGTCCTTGAGTCTATTAAGCCAAAATAG